A region from the uncultured Stenotrophomonas sp. genome encodes:
- the gluQ gene encoding Glutamyl-Q tRNA(Asp) synthetase produces MNVTGDSALPPAAGYRGRFAPSPTGPLHPGSMLAAFGSWLLARHAGGQWLVRIEDVDGPREVAGAAASQLATLAAFGLHPDEPVHYQSRRHALYRVAVEQLLQQGKAFPCHCSRADLAGQQGIHRHCVARPPRPQPAIRLRVADGSAIAFDDGLQGCFAQAVDRDVGDFVLLRADGCWAYQLAVVVDDAGQGISDVVRGADLLDSTPRQILLQRALGLPTPRYLHLPLLLDAQGDKLSKSLAAQPVDATDPLPTLRWLWRALGQPAAALEDAATLPELLQHAVAAFQPQRLRRESITAGGTPFP; encoded by the coding sequence GTGAACGTGACCGGCGATTCAGCTTTGCCGCCAGCGGCCGGCTACCGCGGCCGCTTTGCCCCCTCGCCCACCGGCCCGCTGCATCCGGGCTCGATGCTGGCCGCCTTCGGCAGCTGGCTGCTGGCCCGGCATGCCGGCGGGCAATGGCTGGTGCGCATCGAGGACGTGGACGGCCCGCGCGAGGTGGCCGGCGCCGCGGCATCGCAACTGGCCACGCTGGCCGCCTTCGGCCTGCACCCGGACGAACCGGTGCACTACCAGAGCCGCCGCCACGCGCTGTACCGGGTCGCCGTCGAACAGCTGTTGCAGCAGGGCAAGGCCTTCCCTTGCCATTGCAGCCGCGCCGACCTTGCCGGCCAACAGGGTATCCACCGCCATTGCGTGGCCCGGCCGCCGCGCCCGCAGCCGGCCATCCGCCTGCGCGTGGCCGACGGCAGCGCCATCGCCTTCGACGATGGCCTGCAAGGGTGCTTCGCGCAGGCCGTGGACCGCGACGTCGGCGACTTCGTGCTGCTGCGTGCCGACGGCTGCTGGGCCTACCAGCTGGCGGTGGTGGTGGACGATGCCGGACAGGGCATCAGCGACGTGGTGCGCGGCGCCGACCTGCTCGACTCCACGCCGCGGCAGATCCTGCTGCAACGCGCGCTGGGCCTGCCCACGCCGCGCTACCTGCACCTGCCGCTGCTGCTGGATGCACAGGGCGACAAGCTGTCCAAGTCGCTGGCCGCACAGCCGGTGGACGCCACCGACCCGCTGCCGACGCTGCGCTGGCTGTGGCGGGCGCTCGGCCAGCCGGCAGCGGCGCTGGAGGACGCCGCCACCCTGCCGGAGCTGTTGCAGCACGCCGTCGCCGCGTTCCAGCCGCAACGCCTGCGCCGCGAGTCGATCACCGCGGGCGGGACGCCATTCCCGTAG
- the phbB gene encoding Acetoacetyl-CoA reductase, which translates to MTTPRIALVTGGTGGIGTAICQRLADQGHRVATNYRNAEKAQHWQQRMREQGYDVALFPGDVSAPESGKALVQAVEEALGPVEILVNNAGITRDTTFHRMSPEQWHEVINTNLNSVFNVTRPVIEGMRRRGWGRVIQISSINGLKGQYGQANYAAAKAGMHGFTISLARENAGFGITVNTISPGYVATDMVMAVPEEVRAKIIADIPTGRLGKPEEIAYAVAFLVAEEAAWITGSNLDINGGHHMGW; encoded by the coding sequence ATGACGACACCCCGCATCGCACTGGTCACCGGCGGCACCGGCGGCATTGGCACCGCGATCTGCCAGCGCCTTGCCGACCAGGGCCACCGGGTCGCCACCAATTACCGCAATGCCGAGAAGGCGCAACACTGGCAGCAGCGCATGCGCGAGCAGGGCTATGACGTCGCGCTGTTCCCCGGCGACGTATCCGCCCCGGAAAGCGGCAAGGCGCTGGTGCAGGCGGTCGAAGAGGCGCTGGGGCCGGTGGAGATACTGGTCAACAACGCCGGCATCACCCGCGACACCACCTTCCACCGCATGAGCCCGGAGCAGTGGCACGAGGTCATCAACACCAACCTCAACTCGGTGTTCAACGTCACCCGCCCGGTCATCGAGGGCATGCGCCGGCGCGGCTGGGGCCGGGTGATCCAGATCAGCTCGATCAATGGGCTGAAGGGCCAGTACGGCCAGGCCAACTACGCTGCGGCCAAGGCCGGCATGCACGGCTTCACCATCTCGCTGGCGCGCGAGAACGCCGGCTTTGGCATCACCGTCAACACCATTTCGCCCGGCTACGTCGCCACCGACATGGTGATGGCGGTGCCGGAGGAAGTGCGCGCCAAGATCATCGCCGACATCCCCACCGGGCGCCTGGGCAAGCCGGAGGAGATCGCCTACGCGGTGGCCTTCCTGGTCGCCGAGGAGGCGGCGTGGATCACCGGCTCCAACCTGGACATCAACGGCGGCCACCACATGGGCTGGTGA
- a CDS encoding conserved hypothetical protein (Evidence 4 : Homologs of previously reported genes of unknown function) — MAATRIIKKYPNRRLYDTEISSYITIEDVRQLILDGEDFEVRDAKSGDDLTRSVLLQIIADKEQDGEPMLSTQLLSQLIRFYGDSLQGFMGNYLERSMQVFLDQQQQFRQQMGNLLGQTPWAMMNQLTERNLELWQEFQRSMGAGFGRPQPGTKPPEPPPPGDKRRGSR; from the coding sequence ATGGCTGCGACCCGCATCATCAAGAAGTATCCCAACCGGCGGCTCTACGACACCGAGATTTCCAGCTACATCACCATCGAGGACGTGCGCCAGCTGATCCTGGACGGCGAAGACTTCGAGGTGCGCGACGCCAAGAGCGGCGACGACCTGACCCGCTCGGTGCTGTTGCAGATCATCGCCGACAAGGAACAGGACGGCGAGCCGATGCTGTCCACGCAGTTGCTGAGCCAGTTGATCCGCTTCTACGGTGACTCGTTGCAGGGCTTCATGGGCAACTACCTGGAGCGCAGCATGCAGGTGTTCCTCGACCAGCAGCAGCAGTTCCGCCAGCAAATGGGCAACCTGCTCGGGCAGACGCCGTGGGCGATGATGAACCAGCTCACCGAGCGCAACCTGGAGCTGTGGCAGGAATTCCAGCGTAGCATGGGCGCCGGCTTCGGCCGCCCGCAGCCGGGCACCAAGCCGCCGGAACCACCGCCGCCGGGCGACAAGCGCCGCGGCAGCCGCTGA
- a CDS encoding conserved hypothetical protein (Evidence 4 : Homologs of previously reported genes of unknown function) — protein sequence MARQEKYEPRQLIAMFRLAAVFRNQLLELGFTDNGGAIHSAERILNILGLRLCYPGLDHMNNLRKHPGALFSAAALAAHRAGGRVFIEHISPHRALTRLAIGQIAAGVDDEAFMAFVRAHFKLALLTRTETDRLNRINRSRIAHDRLQAAGIVVGPIDHTLPD from the coding sequence ATGGCCAGACAGGAAAAGTACGAGCCGCGGCAGTTGATCGCCATGTTTCGCCTGGCGGCCGTGTTTCGCAACCAACTGCTGGAGCTCGGCTTTACCGACAATGGCGGCGCGATCCACAGCGCGGAACGCATCCTCAACATTCTCGGCCTGCGGCTCTGCTATCCCGGCCTGGACCACATGAACAATCTGCGCAAGCATCCTGGCGCCTTGTTCTCGGCCGCGGCATTGGCGGCACATCGGGCCGGTGGGCGTGTCTTCATCGAGCACATCAGCCCGCATCGCGCATTGACCCGGTTGGCGATCGGGCAGATTGCGGCGGGAGTGGACGACGAGGCATTCATGGCCTTCGTGCGGGCGCACTTCAAGCTCGCGCTGCTTACGCGTACCGAGACGGATCGACTCAACAGGATCAACCGCTCCAGAATCGCGCATGATCGCCTGCAGGCAGCCGGGATTGTGGTCGGGCCCATCGACCACACACTACCCGACTAG
- a CDS encoding putative exported GumN protein (Evidence 3 : Function proposed based on presence of conserved amino acid motif, structural feature or limited homology): MSWMARTTALLLGAALLLGAPTPVLARQAAAPVAAPVHAPPVPLLWKVSGVQGSALYLLGSFHLLTPQDYPLSADVDKAFDASRRLLFELSPEEMQAPELAMRMLRAAVRVDGRQLKDDLDAETWQRLQAYASANGLPLEKLAGLKPWFVGLSISLAQMQRQGLDAQAGLDRHLMARAADAGKPAEGLESAAAQIAMLDGMDAEEQRQLLREALEQVDKGDEQSRRLHDAWRRGDDVTLWRDMAAQMRQDYPGLYRRINVERNDAWLAPLRQRLQAGQGTTLVVVGALHLLGEDGVVEKLRAEGYKVERICSVCAPVGKAAGRAR; this comes from the coding sequence ATGAGCTGGATGGCACGCACCACAGCGTTGCTGCTGGGCGCGGCCCTGCTGCTGGGCGCGCCGACGCCGGTGCTGGCACGGCAGGCCGCCGCGCCGGTGGCGGCACCCGTCCACGCGCCGCCGGTGCCGCTGTTGTGGAAGGTCAGTGGCGTGCAGGGCAGCGCGCTGTACCTGCTGGGCTCGTTCCACCTGCTGACGCCGCAGGACTACCCGCTGTCGGCGGATGTGGACAAGGCGTTCGATGCCTCGCGCCGCCTGCTGTTCGAACTGTCGCCGGAGGAGATGCAGGCGCCGGAGCTGGCCATGCGGATGTTGCGGGCGGCGGTGCGCGTCGATGGCCGCCAGCTCAAGGACGACCTCGATGCGGAAACGTGGCAGCGCCTGCAGGCCTACGCCAGCGCCAACGGCCTGCCGCTGGAGAAACTGGCCGGGTTGAAGCCGTGGTTCGTCGGCCTGTCCATCAGCCTGGCGCAGATGCAGCGGCAGGGGCTGGACGCGCAGGCCGGGCTGGACCGGCACCTGATGGCACGCGCCGCCGACGCCGGCAAGCCGGCCGAGGGGCTGGAGAGTGCAGCGGCGCAGATCGCCATGCTTGATGGCATGGATGCCGAGGAGCAGCGCCAGCTGCTGCGCGAGGCGCTGGAGCAGGTGGACAAGGGCGACGAACAGAGCCGGCGCCTGCACGATGCGTGGCGCCGCGGTGACGACGTAACCCTGTGGCGCGACATGGCCGCGCAGATGCGGCAGGACTACCCGGGCCTGTACCGGCGCATCAACGTCGAACGCAACGACGCATGGCTGGCACCGCTGCGGCAGCGCCTGCAGGCCGGGCAGGGCACCACGCTGGTGGTGGTCGGCGCACTGCACCTGCTGGGCGAGGATGGCGTGGTCGAGAAACTGCGCGCGGAAGGCTACAAGGTCGAGCGGATCTGTTCGGTGTGCGCGCCGGTGGGGAAGGCCGCGGGCCGAGCCCGATAG
- a CDS encoding conserved exported hypothetical protein (Evidence 4 : Homologs of previously reported genes of unknown function), producing MKRTRGAALLAALLLAGCGGSDTQDVADSAPHFDAAFLMDNDIWREQRKTELLADDGWTSLVGLHWLELKAHYIGSGSTSGIRLAVGPERMGMVSRDGERVWFTPEPGAVLQVQGQPLTGRIAFHSDDDFEPTIINFDDGKGALSLIHRGPRYALRVKHVEAPARVHFTGLDYWPADPSWRITARFVPHDAGKTLPIADITGLIRDQANAGAVEFERDGRTWRLEALGEPGRPLQLIFADRTSGRGSYAAGRYIDVGVPDAKSQVVVDFNRAYNPPCAFTPFATCPLPPPENRLDMPVEAGEKTYVKPDAGGHA from the coding sequence ATGAAACGGACGAGGGGAGCCGCGTTGCTGGCGGCACTATTGCTGGCCGGTTGTGGTGGCAGCGACACACAGGACGTCGCCGACAGCGCGCCGCACTTCGATGCCGCGTTCCTGATGGACAACGACATCTGGCGCGAGCAGCGCAAGACCGAGCTGCTCGCGGACGACGGCTGGACCAGCCTGGTCGGCCTGCACTGGCTGGAGCTGAAAGCGCACTACATCGGCAGCGGCAGCACCAGCGGCATCCGTCTGGCGGTGGGGCCGGAACGGATGGGCATGGTGTCGCGCGATGGCGAGCGGGTGTGGTTCACCCCCGAGCCGGGCGCGGTGCTGCAGGTACAGGGGCAGCCGCTGACCGGGCGCATCGCCTTCCACAGCGATGACGATTTCGAGCCGACCATCATCAATTTCGACGACGGCAAGGGCGCGCTGAGCCTGATCCACCGCGGCCCGCGCTACGCGCTGCGGGTCAAGCACGTCGAAGCTCCCGCGCGCGTCCATTTCACCGGGCTCGACTACTGGCCGGCCGATCCGTCCTGGCGGATCACCGCGCGCTTCGTGCCGCATGACGCCGGCAAGACCCTGCCGATCGCCGACATCACCGGCCTGATCCGCGACCAGGCCAACGCCGGCGCGGTCGAATTCGAGCGCGACGGCCGCACCTGGCGGCTGGAAGCGCTGGGCGAGCCCGGGCGGCCGCTGCAGCTGATCTTCGCCGACCGCACCAGCGGCCGCGGCAGTTATGCCGCCGGCCGCTACATCGATGTGGGCGTGCCGGACGCGAAGAGCCAGGTAGTGGTCGATTTCAACCGCGCCTACAACCCGCCGTGCGCGTTCACGCCGTTCGCGACCTGCCCGTTGCCGCCGCCGGAGAACCGTCTGGACATGCCGGTCGAGGCCGGCGAGAAAACCTACGTCAAGCCGGACGCAGGAGGACATGCATGA
- the mutL gene encoding methyl-directed mismatch repair protein (Evidence 2a : Function of homologous gene experimentally demonstrated in an other organism; PubMedId : 10199405, 12887908, 1594459, 1999389, 7511774, 9827806; Product type e : enzyme), producing MSAIRPLPEILINQIAAGEVVERPASVVKELVENALDAGATRVDIDLEEGGVRLIRIRDNGGGIAAGQLSLAVSRHATSKIASLDDLETVATLGFRGEALPSIASVSRFTLASRQPHDEHGAALQVEGGKVGEVAPRAHAPGTTVEVRELFYNVPARRKFLRAERTELGHIEEWLRSLALARPDVELRVSHNGKPSRRYKPGDLYSDARLGETLGEDFARQALRIDHAAAGLRLHGWIAQPQYSRASADQQYLYVNGRAVRDRSVAHAVKLAYGDVLYHGRQPAYVLFLELDPARVDVNVHPAKHEVRFRDSRLVHDFVYRTLKDVLAETRAGMEPAVGQVPHPAGASPSPAADMGGSYAFARLAGGTGTGTAWQARQSPLGLPVAEAPTAYAALYAAPSDTAQAAVVDNGAGLPPTSADSGVPPLGYAIAQLHGIYILAENAEGLIVVDMHAAHERIGYERLKTAHDGIGLHAQPLLVPITLAVGERDADTAEREAATLAELGFEITRSGPGSLHVRSIPALLANAEPEALLRDVLTDLREHGQSRRVATARDELLSTMACHGAVRANRRLTLPEMNALLRDMEATERSGQCNHGRPTWARFSLAEIDRWFLRGR from the coding sequence GATCGCCGCCGGCGAGGTGGTCGAGCGTCCGGCATCGGTGGTCAAGGAGCTGGTCGAGAACGCGCTCGATGCCGGTGCCACCCGCGTCGACATCGATCTGGAAGAAGGCGGCGTGCGCCTGATCCGCATCCGCGACAACGGCGGCGGCATCGCTGCCGGACAACTGTCGCTGGCGGTGTCGCGCCATGCCACCAGCAAGATCGCCTCGCTCGACGATCTCGAAACCGTCGCCACGCTCGGCTTCCGCGGTGAGGCGCTGCCGTCCATCGCCTCGGTCAGCCGCTTCACCCTGGCCTCGCGCCAGCCGCACGACGAACACGGCGCGGCCCTGCAGGTCGAGGGTGGCAAGGTCGGCGAGGTGGCACCGCGCGCGCATGCGCCGGGCACCACGGTGGAAGTGCGCGAGCTGTTCTACAACGTGCCGGCGCGGCGCAAGTTCCTGCGCGCCGAGCGCACCGAGCTGGGCCACATTGAGGAATGGCTGCGCTCGCTGGCGCTGGCGCGACCGGACGTGGAGCTGCGCGTGTCGCACAACGGCAAGCCCTCGCGCCGCTACAAGCCCGGCGACCTGTATTCGGATGCGCGGCTGGGCGAAACGCTGGGCGAGGACTTTGCGCGGCAGGCGCTGCGCATCGATCATGCCGCCGCCGGGCTGCGCCTGCATGGCTGGATCGCGCAGCCGCAGTATTCGCGCGCCAGTGCCGACCAGCAGTACCTGTACGTCAACGGTCGCGCGGTGCGCGACCGCAGCGTGGCGCATGCGGTGAAGCTGGCCTATGGCGACGTGCTCTACCACGGCCGCCAGCCGGCCTACGTGCTGTTCCTCGAACTCGACCCGGCGCGCGTGGACGTCAACGTGCACCCGGCCAAGCACGAGGTGCGCTTCCGCGATTCGCGGCTGGTGCACGACTTCGTGTACCGCACGCTCAAGGATGTGCTGGCCGAAACCCGCGCCGGCATGGAGCCGGCGGTCGGGCAAGTGCCGCACCCCGCCGGGGCATCGCCGTCGCCCGCTGCGGACATGGGTGGCAGCTATGCGTTTGCGCGTCTGGCCGGCGGCACTGGCACGGGTACTGCATGGCAGGCGCGGCAGTCGCCGCTCGGGCTGCCGGTGGCCGAGGCCCCGACCGCCTATGCCGCGCTGTATGCGGCGCCGTCCGACACCGCGCAGGCAGCGGTCGTCGACAATGGCGCCGGCCTGCCGCCGACGTCCGCCGACAGCGGCGTGCCGCCGTTGGGCTACGCCATCGCGCAACTGCACGGCATCTACATCCTGGCCGAGAACGCCGAGGGCCTGATCGTGGTGGACATGCATGCCGCACACGAACGCATCGGCTACGAGCGGCTGAAGACCGCGCACGACGGCATCGGCCTGCATGCGCAGCCGTTGCTGGTGCCGATCACGCTGGCGGTGGGCGAGCGCGATGCCGACACCGCCGAGCGCGAGGCGGCGACACTGGCCGAGCTCGGCTTCGAGATCACCCGTTCCGGCCCCGGTTCGCTGCACGTGCGCAGCATTCCCGCGTTGCTGGCCAATGCCGAGCCGGAGGCGCTGCTGCGCGACGTGCTTACCGACCTGCGTGAACACGGCCAGAGCCGGCGCGTGGCCACGGCCCGCGACGAACTGCTCTCGACAATGGCCTGCCACGGCGCGGTACGCGCCAACCGGCGGCTGACGCTGCCGGAAATGAACGCCCTGCTGCGCGACATGGAAGCCACCGAGCGCTCGGGGCAATGCAATCACGGGCGCCCGACCTGGGCGCGTTTTTCGCTGGCGGAGATCGACCGCTGGTTCCTGCGGGGGCGTTGA